The sequence TTCGCTTCGGTACTTCGCTGCGCTTCGTACTGCCTAACGGCATGCTCCATGCCCCTCACGCAGATGACCTGTGCAGTCATGTCTTTACCTTTTTTGAGCTTAAAGCACAAGTACTTACAAGCTAAAACTTGCCATAAGAAACGAAGAAATGGTTTTTTCAGAGATCCCCTTTGCGTGAGGCATGCGGAGGGCGTGCGTCAGCACGGTGCGGAGCGAAGCGTAGCACCGAAGCGATAGCGTAGCCCGTAGCACGCCGCCCTTGTGGGCAAAAGCCCACAAGGGCACGCCCAAAAAATAAAACATTCTATTTCCATTCGCATCTAAAAAAACACTACTCTCTACTCGGTTTTGCTCATCTACAAAAATGTTCATACTTTTGTTTGTATGAAGTTGGTCAGCTTTATTTATCAAGGTAAAATTAGTTTTGGTTTTCATCTCAATGAACAAATTTTTGACCTACCCCTAGCAGGCAAACAATTTAATCTGCCCATAGTCCCTACGATGAAAGATTTTTTATGGGACTGGGATAGGCAATTAGACTACGCTCGTGAAATAGAACAACAGGCTAAACAAGGAAATATTTTACCTATTACTCCTGAAAAGATGCTTGCCCCTGTTCCATTTCCTACTTCCTGCCGTGATGGATATGCTTTTAGACAACATGTAGAAGCTGCTCGGCGCAACCGCAAGGTGCCTATGATACCTGAATTTGACCAATATCCTGTTTTTTACTTTACGAACCATAATGCTATTCAAGGTGAGGGAGATATTGAGGTTTTAGCTGACCATTTGCAAAAATTAGACTTTGAGTTAGAAGCAGCCGTAGTAATATGTAAAAAAGGGCGCAATATCCCCGCAGATAAAGCAGATGAATACATCGGCGGATACATGATTATGAACGACATGAGCGCACGCGTATTACAAATGGAAGAAATGCTACTCAACTTAGGACCTGCCAAAGGTAAAGACTTTTGTACTGTAATAGGTCCTTGGTTGGTAACCAAAGATGAATTAGCACCTTACAAAGTTCCTGCACACCCTGGGCATGAGGGGGAAAAATATGCGTTAGAAATGAAATGCTGGGTAAATGGAAAACTAGTTTCGCAAGGGAATATGGCAGATATGGATTGGACTTTTGCAGAAATTATTGAACGATGCGCATACGGTACAGATATTTTACCTGGCGATGTTATTGGTTCTGGTACAGTAGGAACAGGCTGTTTTTTAGAACTTAACGGCACAGGCAAACTCTACGATCCTAACTACACTGAACAATGGCTACAAGATGGAGATATCATAGAAATGGAAATTACAGGATTAGGACACCTGACTAATCGCATCAAAAAAGTAGGCGACTACTCTATTTTAGCCAAGAAAAAACTAAATAAGAATGCATAATTGCAGTCATGAAACAGATTCAAGAAGTTGCCCAACAACTGCGAACCCAAATAAGTAAAGTCATTGTAGGTCAAGAAGCAGCAATTGACCAAATGTTAGTAGC comes from Bacteroidia bacterium and encodes:
- a CDS encoding fumarylacetoacetate hydrolase family protein, which translates into the protein MKLVSFIYQGKISFGFHLNEQIFDLPLAGKQFNLPIVPTMKDFLWDWDRQLDYAREIEQQAKQGNILPITPEKMLAPVPFPTSCRDGYAFRQHVEAARRNRKVPMIPEFDQYPVFYFTNHNAIQGEGDIEVLADHLQKLDFELEAAVVICKKGRNIPADKADEYIGGYMIMNDMSARVLQMEEMLLNLGPAKGKDFCTVIGPWLVTKDELAPYKVPAHPGHEGEKYALEMKCWVNGKLVSQGNMADMDWTFAEIIERCAYGTDILPGDVIGSGTVGTGCFLELNGTGKLYDPNYTEQWLQDGDIIEMEITGLGHLTNRIKKVGDYSILAKKKLNKNA